In the genome of Hydractinia symbiolongicarpus strain clone_291-10 chromosome 5, HSymV2.1, whole genome shotgun sequence, one region contains:
- the LOC130645442 gene encoding putative ankyrin repeat protein RF_0381: protein MDTKTANKLIKAVDNNQLKYIARKLLMKRRLVQQTLIGSDNLLTYSIRGGKLDFVKLLLFYGADVNYMCSFYRSPLHLAVDEQLYNPKIAKQLLKHGADVSLRDDDGNTVLHEVARYQFGDDLLKLLLSHCKQTDINATNKNGETPCLVAAKAQNVTKVIFFLEHSMATGEVNIESILHKAIDTKQLPIIKIVAAYSALHPLNKHNQTPFLYALYKNIKDNAILEFLLQLTTNINCHDTHGNTPLHFASYNNNADIALLLIKNGADVTYRNTIGMCPMHIAAFEGHEEVMTNLCFSNGMQTTGLQMKDRHGRTPLRIACITHRKEIIKIILRAYIVKSNIRKKRDVLTNLPGILTILFGPHNKHLANLNAGMVLQNSIFKALENAANINEIDAFGKTLLLKAVETRQYELVEMLIKNDANVNIQDCSGNTCLHVAAEQRSFQIFFLLLKHGVITEIQNSLGQLPLHVAFEYRFHQGVSELLKYHGSNSKIVVDVDGNTVLHTAIENYDFSDLAFDNLQELLWLYPGIKSIQNFAKETPLITATKSGRTEIVSLLLTHNVDVTKCDQVGLNAVDYALLNKQKDIIFALISSNHVDVNNLNKKGDSILHLAVRAKNEMVINLLLQRNKSQLKINKQNSDGDTALHLSFNDHVDLSAAEMLLKKGASPYVKNKNNESALTLASKKREITLTSLFFFLLDDTVTDSLASDFGCPICYEIPKTIFKCENGHDFCAECATKLELCPMCRVSLLFNCLRNTTKEAKLSDAIFEKLIKLKPQHS, encoded by the coding sequence ATGGATACAAAGACAGCAAACAAACTAATTAAGGCTGTAGATAACAACCAACTTAAATACATCGCTCGAAAATTGTTAATGAAAAGGCGCTTGGTACAACAAACTTTAATTGGTTCAGATAATCTTTTGACATACAGTATAAGAGGAGGAAAACTAGACTTTGTGaaacttcttctattctatGGAGCTGATGTGAACTATATGTGCAGCTTCTACAGAAGTCCATTACATTTAGCTGTTGATGAACAACTTTATAATCCAAAAATAGCAAAACAACTGCTAAAACATGGAGCGGATGTGTCATTACGCGATGACGATGGCAACACAGTCTTACATGAGGTTGCAAGATATCAATTTGGAGATGACCTTCTCAAACTCTTACTCTCACACTGCAAACAGACCGATATCAACGCGACTAATAAAAATGGAGAAACGCCGTGTCTTGTAGCTGCTAAAGCTCAAAATGTCACCAAGGTTATTTTCTTCTTGGAACATAGCATGGCAACTGGTGAAGTTAACATAGAATCCATTTTACACAAAGCAATCGACACGAAGCAGTTACCTATCATTAAAATAGTGGCAGCATATAGTGCTCTTCATCCATTAAATAAACACAATCAAACACCGTTTCTTTACGcgttatacaaaaatataaaagataacGCTATTCTAGAGTTCTTGCTTCAATTGACGACCAATATAAACTGCCATGATACACACGGTAATACGCCTCTTCATTTTGCCAGCTACAATAATAACGCTGACATTGCACTATTATTGATCAAAAATGGCGCGGACGTTACGTATCGTAATACAATCGGTATGTGTCCAATGCATATTGCTGCATTTGAAGGGCACGAAGAAGTAATGACAAATCTATGTTTCTCCAACGGTATGCAAACCACAGGCTTGCAAATGAAAGATAGACATGGAAGAACACCGTTAAGAATTGCTTGTATTACCCATCGCAAGGAGATTATCAAAATCATTTTAAGAGCATACATAGTTAAATCGAATATACGAAAAAAAAGAGATGTATTAACCAATCTTCCAGGAATTTTAACGATTCTTTTTGGGCCTCATAACAAACATTTGGCTAACTTAAATGCTGGAATGGTTCTTCAAAACTCTATTTTTAAGGCACTCGAGAACGCTGCTAATATCAATGAAATAGACGCCTTTGGTAAAACACTGCTGCTTAAAGCTGTCGAAACAAGACAGTACGAACTTGTGGAAATGTTGATTAAAAATGATGCCAATGTAAACATCCAGGATTGCAGTGGCAACACATGTTTGCACGTAGCAGCGGAGCAAAGATCATTCCAAATTTTCTTCCTTTTACTAAAGCATGGAGTCATAACTGAAATTCAGAACTCACTGGGTCAGCTTCCTTTGCATGTTGCATTCGAGTACAGGTTTCACCAAGGTGTTTCAGAGCTCTTGAAATATCACGGAAGTAATTCAAAAATTGTAGTAGATGTTGACGGAAATACAGTCCTTCACACTGCAATAGAAAATTATGATTTTTCTGATTTGGCGTTTGATAACCTGCAAGAACTACTTTGGTTATACCCTGGCATTAAATCtattcaaaattttgctaaaGAAACTCCGTTAATTACGGCAACTAAAAGTGGTCGGACAGAGATTGTTTCGTTGCTGCTGACGCATAATGTTGACGTCACTAAATGTGATCAAGTTGGTTTAAACGCTGTTGATTACGCTTTACTAAACAAGCAAAAGGATATCATTTTTGCCTTGATATCCTCAAATCATGTAGATGTAAACAACCTCAATAAAAAAGGCGACTCGATACTTCATTTAGCAGTAAGGGCGAAAAATGAGATGGTCATAAATTTGTTGCTTCAGAGGAATAAATCAcagctaaaaataaacaaacaaaattcagATGGAGACACAGCGTTGCACTTAAGTTTCAATGATCATGTTGATCTTTCAGCAGCTGAAATGCTACTAAAGAAAGGTGCATCTCCATAtgtaaaaaacaagaacaacgaATCTGCTTTGACACTAGCGTCCAAAAAGAGGGAGATTACTCTTAcaagtttatttttctttttacttgacGATACTGTTACTGATTCGCTGGCAAGTGATTTTGGTTGCCCTATTTGCTATGAAATTCCGAAGACAATATTTAAGTGTGAAAATGGACACGATTTTTGTGCTGAATGTGCAACGAAATTAGAGCTCTGCCCAATGTGCAGGGTATCACTTCTCTTTAATTGCTTGCGTAATACCACGAAGGAAGCGAAATTATCTGATGCCATTttcgaaaaattgataaaattgaAGCCACAACATTCGTAG